Proteins from a genomic interval of Colias croceus chromosome 2, ilColCroc2.1:
- the LOC123704005 gene encoding zinc finger protein MSN2, producing MTATAPELSKSDFFDFVTSNEVTDAQYKQQMRSVNVFMESPDSRSNPLLSEEPKEQNNNSLLSVTCNQSSSSNSMTAATTSNPLQSFDSIWNVDRDRDRLETAMLEDLNKYYWNQDADISATHTCADTAISNKLISNNTDGQIYTLTVLNQDTWVKDEDVSMSSPADIETNPSLDLESILNMNGFPHDFNQDTLNPNILPKVENFNYEENESENRSTELSTNSLVKVEAYNYTETEFQSNDKKDDSTRSPIIGTSSLLDAQVEFNNNNNDWKLTDQNTESNDSLLRSALQGKAFIRYSTLQKNAITKIDAETELKRVIINNNNKADVPSMYQDTKEPDAELLMSIAPQNGNVNISILLEDPTATVVANGDNSTPSQSVDDILFSQLDATYSDDYEKLKRIASELGESVQPFCTVEPIDPTRNVYNIHHVSGELVTMIPAGEVQLSQHLQMMTASPTVTSTKSMGKKHKRFPSKNTSPTSQTQSGTAVQAATSTSNGVRKERSLHYCSICSKGFKDKYSVNVHVRTHTGEKPFTCSLCGKSFRQKAHLAKHYQTHIAQKSAAANGASKTTKQR from the coding sequence ATGACGGCCACTGCTCCTGAATTATCAAAATCAGACTTTTTTGATTTTGTCACTTCTAACGAAGTAACTGACGCTCAATATAAACAACAGATGCGATCAGTTAATGTCTTCATGGAATCGCCAGACTCACGCTCGAATCCCTTACTATCAGAGGAGCCAAAGGAACAAAACAACAACAGCTTACTGAGTGTAACCTGTAACCAATCCTCTAGTAGCAACAGCATGACCGCTGCAACTACGTCGAACCCCCTTCAAAGTTTTGATTCTATTTGGAACGTGGATAGAGATCGTGATCGCTTAGAAACAGCCATGTTGgaagatttaaataaatattattggaaTCAAGACGCCGATATAAGTGCAACACATACATGTGCAGATACTGCTATTTCAAATAAactcataagtaacaacacaGACGGTCAAATTTATACACTGACTGTCCTAAATCAAGATACTTGGGTAAAGGATGAAGATGTATCCATGTCCAGTCCAGCGGACATAGAAACAAACCCTTCACTAGATCTCGagtcaatattaaatatgaacgGTTTTCCACATGACTTTAATCAAGACACTCTGAATCCCAATATATTGCCAAAAGTAGAAAACTTTAACTATGAAGAAAATGAATCTGAAAATAGAAGTACGGAGTTGAGCACAAATAGCTTAGTAAAAGTAGAAGCATATAATTATACCGAAACTGAATTTCAAAGCAATGACAAGAAGGATGATTCAACGCGTAGTCCTATTATTGGTACTTCATCATTATTGGATGCACAagttgaatttaataataacaataatgatTGGAAATTGACGGATCAGAATACAGAATCAAACGACTCTCTACTAAGAAGCGCATTACAAGGAAAAGCCTTCATAAGATACAGTACGTTACAAAAGAATGCTATTACAAAAATTGACGCGGAAACGGAACTAAAAAgagttattataaataacaataacaaagcTGATGTTCCTTCAATGTATCAAGATACGAAAGAACCCGATGCAGAGCTTCTCATGTCAATAGCACCGCAAAATGGcaatgtaaatatttcaatactcTTAGAAGACCCGACAGCTACAGTAGTGGCAAATGGTGACAATTCAACACCTTCACAAAGCGTGGACGATATATTGTTCTCTCAGCTTGATGCTACATACTCGGACGATTATGAAAAGTTAAAAAGAATAGCGTCGGAATTAGGTGAATCGGTGCAACCGTTTTGTACTGTAGAGCCAATAGATCCTACGCGAAACGTCTACAATATTCATCATGTCAGTGGTGAATTGGTGACGATGATACCAGCCGGTGAAGTCCAACTCTCCCAACACTTACAGATGATGACGGCGTCACCTACCGTTACCAGTACGAAATCAATGGGGAAAAAACACAAACGGTTTCCGAGCAAAAATACATCCCCCACATCGCAAACCCAATCTGGGACAGCGGTTCAAGCAGCAACGTCGACATCTAACGGCGTGAGAAAAGAAAGATCATTGCATTATTGCTCCATATGTTCAAAAGGATTTAAAGATAAATACTCAGTAAATGTGCACGTTCGAACGCACACCGGCGAGAAGCCGTTCACGTGTTCTCTGTGCGGTAAAAGTTTTCGACAAAAAGCGCATCTGGCGAAACATTATCAGACTCATATTGCACAGAAAAGTGCCGCTGCCAACGGTGCTTCAAAAACGACAAAACAAAGATAA